A window from Enterocloster bolteae encodes these proteins:
- a CDS encoding Sapep family Mn(2+)-dependent dipeptidase yields the protein MDVKEWVLSQRENMLDTAMELMKIRSVSEPGTREHPYGEGCAMVLDKALEIGKQMGFETENHDYRCGSILMPGRTGQEIGIFVHLDVVHEGNGWTTEPYKPVIKDGWLYGRGSADNKGPAAAALYSMKYLKEQEVPLEHTIRLYLGCSEERGMEDIEYYTSHYPAPEFSFTPDASFPVCYGEKGILEGEFSCAIPEGHVTGFSAGVASNAVPAEARVWLSRTSCDAVRDYVDSLDNPQDFTVEGGSQIVIKAAGKTAHAAFPEGSDSAAVKLAHMLAKAPFLTEEEQACFRFLDQGFADYYGEGMGIAFEDGLSGRLTLVGGMARTERGRFIQNFNIRYPVTAGAEALVKQMSAQAGKYGWILDWSRDNPPCVIDPESPVVKELTALCRQVLGTETKAYSMGGGTYARKLPNAVAFGPGIRGQKKPCPPGHGGGHQPDECVKIENLTNAMVIYIEALKRLDVLIGE from the coding sequence ATGGATGTAAAAGAATGGGTATTGTCCCAGAGAGAAAATATGCTGGATACTGCCATGGAGCTCATGAAAATACGCAGTGTCAGCGAACCGGGAACAAGGGAGCATCCCTACGGGGAGGGCTGCGCCATGGTATTGGACAAAGCTTTGGAGATAGGGAAGCAAATGGGCTTTGAGACGGAAAACCATGATTACCGATGCGGAAGTATTCTCATGCCGGGCCGGACAGGACAGGAAATAGGCATTTTTGTCCATCTGGATGTGGTGCATGAGGGAAACGGATGGACGACAGAGCCCTACAAACCTGTGATAAAGGACGGTTGGCTGTACGGTCGGGGAAGCGCGGACAATAAGGGGCCTGCCGCTGCCGCGCTCTACAGCATGAAATATCTGAAAGAACAGGAAGTCCCGCTGGAACACACCATACGGCTGTATCTGGGATGCAGTGAAGAGCGGGGGATGGAGGACATTGAGTACTATACCTCCCATTATCCTGCGCCGGAATTTTCCTTTACTCCGGATGCCTCATTTCCAGTGTGTTACGGGGAAAAGGGAATCCTGGAAGGGGAATTTTCATGTGCCATACCGGAGGGCCATGTGACCGGTTTTTCGGCCGGAGTGGCGTCCAATGCGGTTCCGGCAGAGGCACGGGTATGGCTGAGCCGGACAAGCTGCGATGCGGTCCGGGATTATGTGGACAGCCTTGATAACCCCCAGGATTTTACCGTAGAGGGAGGCAGCCAGATCGTTATAAAGGCTGCCGGAAAAACAGCACATGCCGCCTTTCCCGAGGGTTCTGACAGCGCGGCGGTGAAGCTGGCCCATATGCTGGCCAAAGCCCCCTTCCTGACAGAGGAGGAACAAGCCTGCTTCCGGTTCCTGGACCAGGGATTTGCTGATTATTACGGGGAAGGTATGGGCATTGCCTTTGAGGATGGGCTGTCCGGCAGACTTACCCTGGTGGGAGGCATGGCCAGGACAGAGAGAGGACGGTTCATCCAGAACTTTAATATCCGTTATCCGGTGACTGCCGGCGCGGAAGCACTGGTAAAGCAGATGAGCGCACAAGCCGGAAAGTACGGATGGATTCTGGACTGGAGCCGGGATAACCCGCCCTGTGTCATTGATCCGGAAAGCCCGGTGGTAAAAGAGCTGACCGCCCTGTGCCGCCAGGTGCTGGGGACAGAGACAAAGGCTTATTCCATGGGCGGCGGCACCTATGCCAGGAAACTGCCTAACGCGGTCGCCTTTGGGCCGGGCATCAGAGGACAGAAAAAGCCCTGCCCTCCGGGCCACGGCGGTGGTCACCAGCCGGATGAGTGTGTGAAGATTGAAAACCTTACCAATGCCATGGTGATATACATAGAAGCCCTGAAACGGCTGGATGTCCTGATAGGGGAGTGA
- a CDS encoding ABC transporter ATP-binding protein, with the protein MSGNETILEVRNLKKYFFSGKKRRGREPRAVKALDGVSFSMEYGETLGVVGESGCGKSTLGRTILRLHEPTEGQVVYRGKNLAEYGREEMRQMRRELQIIFQDPYSSLNPRMTVKELICAPLDVFAMGSKEEKEARVIEIMDKVGLPLEFMNRYPHEFSGGQRQRIVIARALVLNPRFVVCDEPVSALDVSVRAQVLNLMMDLQKELDLTYLFISHDLSVVRYICDRIMVMYLGNVMEIADKKALYEDAKHPYTQALLSAIPIPDMDIEYNKIHLEGDVPSPFNPPQGCRFHTRCRYATEKCRVQVPELKDVGDRHFVACHLYDE; encoded by the coding sequence ATGAGCGGCAACGAGACAATTCTGGAAGTCAGAAATTTAAAAAAATACTTTTTCTCCGGCAAGAAGCGCAGGGGCAGGGAACCGCGGGCGGTAAAGGCCCTGGACGGAGTCAGCTTTTCCATGGAGTACGGGGAAACCCTGGGCGTGGTGGGGGAGTCGGGCTGCGGCAAGTCCACCCTGGGCAGGACCATACTGCGCCTTCATGAACCCACGGAGGGACAGGTGGTTTACAGGGGAAAGAATCTGGCGGAATACGGCAGAGAAGAGATGCGCCAGATGCGCAGGGAGCTCCAGATTATATTTCAGGACCCCTATTCCTCGCTGAATCCGCGTATGACGGTCAAGGAGCTGATTTGCGCCCCGCTGGATGTATTTGCCATGGGTTCAAAGGAGGAAAAGGAAGCCAGGGTGATTGAAATTATGGATAAGGTGGGGCTTCCGCTGGAATTCATGAACCGCTATCCCCATGAGTTCTCCGGCGGCCAGCGGCAGAGAATCGTTATTGCCAGGGCCCTGGTGCTCAACCCAAGATTCGTGGTGTGCGATGAGCCTGTATCAGCCCTGGACGTATCGGTCCGGGCCCAGGTGTTAAACCTGATGATGGATCTTCAGAAGGAGCTGGACCTGACCTACCTGTTCATTTCCCATGACCTGAGCGTGGTGCGGTATATCTGTGACCGGATCATGGTCATGTATCTGGGAAATGTGATGGAAATAGCAGACAAGAAGGCGCTGTATGAAGACGCAAAACATCCCTACACCCAGGCCCTTCTCTCGGCTATCCCGATTCCGGATATGGATATTGAGTACAACAAAATCCACCTGGAGGGGGATGTGCCGAGCCCCTTTAACCCGCCCCAGGGCTGCAGGTTCCACACCAGATGCCGGTATGCAACGGAAAAATGCCGTGTTCAGGTGCCGGAATTAAAGGATGTGGGGGACAGGCATTTTGTGGCCTGTCATCTGTATGATGAATAA
- a CDS encoding ABC transporter ATP-binding protein yields the protein MAQPLLEVKHLKTQFRTKRGTVTAVDDVSFSVNQGDTLGIVGESGCGKSVTSLSILQLLPHAVGSVAGGEILYKGEDIAKKGNKEMCRIRGREISMIFQDSMTSLNPVLTIGRQLEETISVHSSLSKDEIKKQALDILTKVGVSSPEQRLKEFPHQLSGGMRQRVMIAMALSCSPSLLIADEPTTALDVTIQAQIIDLMVELKKNINASIILITHDMGVVAEMADYIMVMYAGKVMEYGSARQIFKEAMHPYTQGLLASIPRLDKDLDRLFSIDGTVPSLDRMPKGCRFCARCLQAMDKCREHQPPVYITDDGHKVSCWKYENLKEEKV from the coding sequence ATGGCACAGCCATTATTAGAGGTTAAACATTTAAAGACACAGTTCAGGACCAAGAGGGGGACCGTGACTGCTGTGGACGATGTGAGCTTTTCCGTAAACCAGGGCGATACCCTGGGTATTGTAGGGGAGTCCGGCTGCGGCAAGAGCGTCACCTCCCTGTCCATCCTGCAGCTGCTTCCCCATGCAGTGGGTTCTGTGGCAGGCGGTGAAATCCTTTATAAGGGCGAGGATATTGCCAAAAAAGGGAATAAGGAAATGTGCCGGATAAGAGGCAGGGAGATTTCCATGATATTCCAGGACTCCATGACATCCTTAAATCCTGTGCTCACCATAGGAAGGCAGCTGGAGGAAACCATTTCCGTACACAGCAGTCTTTCAAAGGACGAGATAAAAAAGCAGGCCCTGGATATCCTTACAAAGGTTGGTGTCTCTTCTCCTGAGCAGAGGCTGAAGGAATTCCCCCATCAGCTGTCAGGGGGAATGAGGCAGAGGGTTATGATTGCCATGGCATTGTCCTGCAGTCCATCCCTACTGATAGCGGATGAGCCCACCACGGCGCTGGACGTAACCATCCAGGCCCAGATTATCGACCTGATGGTGGAGCTGAAGAAGAACATCAATGCTTCCATTATCCTTATCACCCATGATATGGGAGTGGTGGCTGAGATGGCTGACTACATCATGGTCATGTACGCGGGCAAGGTCATGGAGTACGGAAGCGCCAGACAGATATTCAAGGAGGCCATGCATCCTTATACACAGGGCCTTCTGGCCTCCATCCCCCGCCTTGACAAGGATTTGGACCGCCTGTTTTCCATTGACGGTACGGTGCCGTCCCTGGACAGGATGCCAAAGGGATGCAGGTTCTGCGCCCGGTGCCTCCAGGCCATGGACAAATGCAGGGAGCATCAGCCGCCGGTGTATATCACGGATGACGGCCACAAGGTGAGCTGCTGGAAGTATGAGAATCTTAAGGAGGAAAAGGTATGA
- a CDS encoding peptide ABC transporter substrate-binding protein, whose protein sequence is MRKRLTKMTALALCLMMGLSGCSAPSAPSDTKAPAATGTAAEGGDAKAEGSIDGNAQENTASQGQKIVTMAMTAPWDTLIPFNTTNANTDAVLELIFDKLIVVKADGSFKPRLADSWSMDDETHTKITFNLNKNAKWHDGQPVTADDVVYTAELMSNPDISVARRSKVAPFAGTEDGIRVEGEEFGVKAIDANTVEFTLKDPTNLDYMLDIMFRDFYILPKHCLEDIPVKDMLAADFWKAPIGSGPCIYESEISGERVEFTANKDYHINAPEFDRFVVKIVPASNLLSGLMNGEIDIVAGAGIGNIPLNDWDMAGQQENLTTEAVESLGYQYLSCNTKNIPQEVRQAVNMAINRDALVNNLMKGEGVPAPGPLAPSHRYFNEELLPIPYDVDKAKQMVEESGFDTSKTYRLNVSKGNEVREKSAPMIQQDLAKIGINVEIITTDHPTLLSTARKGEYDFALIGSGGSPDPGESVMNVTPGHLNNFSQNEDPSLGEVGRKGLNQFSFEDRKPYYDEYQMMLREQCPFVWLYFQKDLVAYNKKISNVCFEDYSLLNRSVWEWHVE, encoded by the coding sequence ATGAGAAAACGTTTAACAAAAATGACAGCTCTTGCCCTGTGTCTTATGATGGGACTGTCCGGCTGTTCAGCGCCTTCAGCGCCCAGCGATACCAAGGCCCCTGCCGCAACAGGAACAGCAGCCGAAGGCGGGGACGCCAAGGCGGAAGGCAGCATAGACGGCAATGCCCAGGAGAACACTGCCTCCCAGGGACAGAAAATCGTGACCATGGCCATGACGGCCCCGTGGGACACCCTGATTCCCTTTAACACCACCAATGCCAACACGGATGCCGTGCTGGAGCTGATTTTTGACAAGCTGATTGTGGTAAAGGCAGACGGATCCTTTAAACCCCGTCTGGCAGATTCCTGGTCTATGGATGATGAGACCCATACCAAGATTACATTTAACCTGAACAAAAACGCCAAGTGGCATGACGGACAGCCTGTGACGGCTGACGACGTGGTATACACCGCAGAACTCATGTCCAACCCTGACATCAGTGTGGCCCGCCGTTCCAAGGTGGCTCCCTTTGCCGGTACGGAAGACGGAATCCGTGTGGAAGGAGAGGAATTCGGCGTGAAGGCCATTGACGCCAACACAGTAGAGTTCACACTGAAGGACCCCACCAACCTGGATTATATGCTGGACATCATGTTCCGCGATTTTTACATCCTGCCAAAGCACTGTCTGGAGGACATTCCTGTGAAAGACATGCTGGCAGCTGATTTCTGGAAAGCCCCCATTGGTTCCGGTCCATGCATTTACGAGTCTGAGATATCCGGCGAGCGCGTGGAATTCACGGCTAATAAGGATTACCACATCAACGCTCCTGAATTCGACCGCTTTGTTGTTAAAATCGTGCCGGCGTCCAACCTTCTGTCAGGTCTGATGAACGGAGAGATTGATATTGTGGCCGGCGCAGGCATCGGCAACATCCCGTTAAATGACTGGGATATGGCGGGACAGCAGGAAAACCTGACCACAGAGGCAGTGGAATCCCTGGGTTACCAGTATCTTTCCTGCAATACCAAGAACATTCCCCAGGAAGTGCGCCAGGCAGTAAACATGGCCATTAACCGCGACGCCCTGGTCAATAACCTGATGAAGGGCGAAGGCGTACCGGCTCCGGGCCCCCTGGCTCCAAGCCACAGATACTTTAATGAAGAACTTCTTCCCATCCCATATGATGTGGACAAGGCAAAACAGATGGTGGAGGAATCCGGATTTGATACCAGCAAGACCTACCGCCTCAATGTGTCAAAGGGCAATGAGGTGCGCGAGAAATCGGCGCCCATGATTCAGCAGGACCTTGCAAAGATTGGCATTAACGTGGAAATCATCACCACAGACCACCCGACCCTGCTGTCCACCGCAAGAAAGGGCGAGTATGATTTTGCGCTGATTGGATCCGGCGGTTCACCCGACCCGGGCGAGAGCGTGATGAACGTGACTCCGGGCCATCTGAATAACTTCTCCCAGAACGAGGATCCGTCCCTGGGCGAGGTGGGAAGAAAGGGCCTGAACCAGTTCAGCTTTGAGGACAGGAAGCCATACTATGATGAGTACCAGATGATGCTCAGGGAACAGTGTCCGTTTGTATGGCTGTATTTCCAGAAGGACCTGGTTGCCTACAACAAGAAAATCTCCAATGTATGCTTTGAGGATTACAGTCTTTTGAACCGTTCCGTTTGGGAATGGCATGTAGAATAG
- a CDS encoding ABC transporter permease encodes MTKKKEGENMKQDERLKDIPANSYFHDVLQRFCAHKPAMVSAFVLTLEIILVIALPYILHLDPYTSDYEVMFGSAPSALHWLGTDDIGRDIFARFIYGGRVSLSVGIISAVISMAVGVPLGLLAGYYRGIAETLIMRCADVFMSFPAMVLILVLVSVLGPSVATVTIVIGVLGWPKFARLIYGNVLSAREQDYVEAARAIGTKDGTILTKYILPNTFAPVLISFTFRAAQAIITESALSFLGMGVQAPQASWGNILYDAQSISVLSQRPWLWFPPGLALLITVLCINFLGDGARDALDTKMVIK; translated from the coding sequence ATGACTAAGAAGAAGGAAGGTGAGAACATGAAACAGGATGAAAGATTAAAGGATATTCCGGCAAATTCTTATTTTCATGACGTGCTCCAGCGTTTTTGCGCCCACAAACCGGCCATGGTAAGCGCTTTTGTACTGACCCTGGAAATCATACTGGTCATTGCCCTGCCCTACATACTGCATCTGGACCCGTATACATCGGATTACGAGGTGATGTTCGGTTCTGCGCCCAGCGCCCTTCATTGGCTGGGAACAGACGATATCGGGCGGGATATCTTCGCCAGGTTCATTTACGGAGGGCGGGTATCCTTAAGTGTGGGTATCATATCCGCAGTCATCAGTATGGCGGTGGGTGTGCCCCTGGGACTTCTGGCAGGGTACTACAGGGGAATTGCCGAGACACTGATTATGCGCTGCGCGGATGTGTTCATGTCGTTTCCGGCCATGGTTCTGATTCTGGTGCTGGTATCCGTACTGGGGCCCTCTGTGGCCACGGTTACCATTGTTATCGGAGTCCTGGGCTGGCCTAAGTTCGCAAGGCTTATCTACGGAAATGTGCTGTCGGCCAGGGAACAGGATTACGTGGAGGCGGCCAGGGCCATCGGCACAAAGGACGGCACTATCCTGACAAAATACATACTGCCCAACACCTTTGCCCCGGTGCTCATTTCATTTACATTCCGTGCAGCCCAGGCCATTATTACGGAATCAGCCCTTAGCTTTTTGGGAATGGGGGTCCAGGCGCCCCAGGCATCCTGGGGAAACATCCTCTATGATGCCCAGTCCATCAGCGTGCTTTCCCAGAGACCGTGGCTCTGGTTTCCGCCCGGCCTGGCCCTGCTGATAACCGTGCTCTGTATCAATTTCCTGGGAGACGGAGCCAGGGACGCCCTGGACACCAAAATGGTGATCAAATAG
- a CDS encoding ABC transporter permease → MERYRYIAKRLLTAIPTFLGITILVYVVASLAPSSPLEILFNDPYATAEEMARKSKELGLDQPVIIQYIRWLVQLVQGNMGMSIRTNGQVLDMILERIGPTLILTGSAMALTIIIALPLGIMSAYKPYSGWDYISSGLSFIGSAMPNFFAGLVLIYFFCIKVKLFPTSGMYDSSGVRTWPMFFHHLVLPAVVLAIQQIGSLIRQCRGSMLEVLQDDYVRTARAKGLHEPSVLVRHALRNAWIPLVSWFGMQIPFLIGGAVVTEQIFGWPGLGSLMVQSINARDYPVIMGITVVIAIVVLLGNLLVDLMYGLLDPRIRYD, encoded by the coding sequence ATGGAACGTTATAGGTACATTGCGAAACGGCTGTTGACAGCAATCCCTACCTTCTTGGGTATCACCATTCTGGTGTACGTGGTGGCCTCCCTGGCGCCCAGCTCGCCGTTGGAAATCCTGTTTAACGACCCTTATGCCACTGCCGAGGAGATGGCAAGGAAGAGTAAGGAACTGGGACTGGACCAGCCGGTTATCATCCAGTATATCAGATGGCTGGTGCAGCTGGTGCAGGGAAACATGGGAATGTCCATCCGCACCAACGGCCAGGTGCTGGATATGATTCTGGAGCGGATAGGGCCCACGCTGATTCTTACAGGAAGCGCCATGGCCCTGACCATTATCATTGCCCTGCCCCTGGGAATCATGTCGGCTTATAAGCCCTACTCCGGCTGGGATTATATTTCTTCCGGACTGTCATTTATCGGGTCCGCCATGCCGAATTTCTTCGCAGGACTGGTGTTGATATATTTCTTCTGCATCAAGGTGAAGCTGTTCCCTACCTCCGGCATGTACGACTCCTCCGGAGTCAGGACCTGGCCCATGTTCTTCCACCACCTGGTGCTTCCGGCCGTGGTTCTGGCCATTCAGCAGATAGGAAGCCTCATACGCCAGTGCAGGGGCTCTATGCTGGAGGTGCTCCAGGACGATTATGTCCGCACGGCCAGGGCAAAGGGGCTTCATGAGCCGTCGGTGCTGGTGCGCCACGCTTTGAGAAACGCATGGATTCCGCTGGTATCCTGGTTCGGCATGCAGATTCCTTTTCTGATAGGAGGGGCGGTTGTGACGGAGCAGATATTTGGATGGCCCGGGCTGGGAAGTCTGATGGTACAGTCCATCAATGCCAGGGATTATCCTGTTATCATGGGCATCACGGTGGTGATTGCCATTGTGGTGTTATTGGGCAACCTGCTGGTAGACCTGATGTACGGACTGTTGGATCCAAGGATACGTTATGACTAA
- a CDS encoding GntR family transcriptional regulator, with protein MDNQSPKLSLKDTVYQQLIELICQGKLLPDTLFTENHMISYFGVSKSPVREALIQLCHENVLKSIPRCGYQVTAISSKNVRDVTELRLYLELSSLPKVMENITTADIEELKRQNQVRLVNPEKKDLWIAWRNNYQFHMTVVRLAGNEQVNNAMEQAMTTYRRAYAQLYTLKKDVIAANKASYHDFFVSSLERHDVFSAHEYLKKDILFMEDELLGTGITT; from the coding sequence ATGGACAACCAGTCACCGAAACTATCCTTAAAGGACACCGTATACCAGCAGTTAATCGAGCTAATCTGCCAGGGAAAGCTGCTGCCTGACACCCTGTTCACGGAAAACCATATGATATCCTACTTCGGGGTCAGCAAATCCCCTGTCAGGGAAGCCTTAATCCAGCTATGCCATGAAAATGTACTGAAAAGCATTCCCAGATGCGGTTATCAGGTGACTGCCATCAGCAGTAAGAATGTCCGCGATGTGACGGAGCTGCGTCTCTACCTGGAACTGTCCAGCCTCCCCAAGGTCATGGAGAACATCACCACGGCTGACATCGAAGAGCTGAAGCGCCAGAACCAGGTGCGCCTGGTAAATCCGGAAAAAAAGGATTTGTGGATAGCCTGGCGCAACAACTACCAGTTTCACATGACGGTGGTGCGCCTGGCAGGCAACGAGCAGGTGAACAATGCCATGGAGCAGGCCATGACCACCTACCGCCGGGCCTATGCCCAGCTATACACCCTGAAAAAGGATGTAATTGCTGCCAATAAAGCCAGTTACCACGACTTCTTCGTGTCCAGCCTGGAAAGACACGACGTATTCTCGGCTCATGAGTATCTGAAAAAAGATATCCTGTTTATGGAGGATGAACTGCTGGGGACCGGCATCACCACCTGA
- a CDS encoding uroporphyrinogen decarboxylase family protein, whose translation METMTKRERIRNVLEGKPVDRTPVGFWLHFPEEMHHGEKAIEAHLDFMKATDTDILKIMNENILYDGNTKIERLGDISKFRGFSRKDAIFQDQMEIIKRIADKAKGEYPIMSTIHGLIASAFHETGFAGNYTSMGYQLTLFCRERPAEMKKVFRTVAETLMEFSDCSLEAGAEGIFYAALGGERNFFTDEEFEEFVAPYEKMVYDHIKKTTDFNVLHICKSNIDFNRYKDLHPAIVNWGIYGNDFSLTKGAGLFSDSIILGGFPDRHGVLVTGTEEEIFKHTSEVLEEMKGRPFIVGSDCTLPTEIAYDRIRCVVDSVEKLEQR comes from the coding sequence ATGGAAACCATGACAAAGAGGGAACGTATCAGAAATGTATTAGAAGGAAAACCAGTGGACAGGACGCCTGTGGGATTCTGGCTTCATTTTCCGGAAGAAATGCATCATGGTGAGAAAGCCATTGAGGCCCATCTGGACTTCATGAAGGCCACGGATACAGATATCCTGAAAATCATGAATGAAAATATCCTGTATGACGGGAATACAAAAATTGAGCGGCTGGGTGACATCAGCAAGTTCAGGGGATTTTCCAGGAAGGATGCCATCTTCCAGGACCAGATGGAGATTATCAAGAGGATAGCCGACAAGGCAAAGGGAGAGTATCCCATCATGTCCACCATCCACGGCCTTATTGCCTCCGCCTTCCATGAGACAGGTTTTGCAGGCAACTACACCAGTATGGGATACCAGCTTACCCTATTCTGCCGGGAACGTCCGGCTGAGATGAAAAAGGTGTTCCGGACCGTGGCTGAGACTCTTATGGAATTTTCAGATTGTTCCCTGGAGGCCGGCGCGGAGGGCATCTTCTATGCGGCCCTGGGAGGAGAGCGGAATTTCTTTACAGATGAAGAGTTTGAGGAATTTGTGGCCCCCTATGAGAAAATGGTGTATGACCACATCAAAAAGACCACGGATTTCAATGTGCTGCACATATGCAAGAGCAATATTGACTTTAACCGCTATAAGGATCTGCACCCGGCCATTGTGAACTGGGGGATTTACGGAAATGATTTCAGCCTGACAAAGGGCGCCGGGCTTTTCAGTGACAGTATTATTCTGGGAGGATTCCCGGACAGGCACGGAGTCCTGGTCACCGGGACAGAGGAAGAAATCTTTAAACATACCAGCGAGGTATTGGAGGAGATGAAGGGAAGGCCCTTTATCGTGGGCTCAGACTGCACCCTTCCCACGGAAATCGCCTATGACCGCATCCGGTGCGTGGTGGACTCAGTGGAAAAGCTGGAGCAGAGGTAA
- a CDS encoding M24 family metallopeptidase, translated as MNIYDQRIAKARNRMEDAGISLLVITPSSDLMYLTGYSKPATDRLTALLLTEHDSYFLCPAVEKNYFKEVDCQAAPILWEDSGDPFKKMYSVLSAAPGISRKSCIKAAVAGRMQSSCLIRLMELYPGISWNNADSVLVPLRKSKTPEEITIIRRAQDMAERAFARLLENGLEGKTERQLSEQLMKLRLEEGFDAVGPGLIACGPGSASPHPILSDNKVQAGDTVMFDFGGTYKGYHADMTRTCAVGYASDEFKEVYSIVLEAHLAVLKAAAPGTACRDMDLAGRSIIERAGYGAYFTHRLGHGIGLDIHEPPFASASEEGVLETGNVISNEPGIYLPGQFGIRIEDLIVITEKGCESLNTMTKELMIV; from the coding sequence ATGAATATTTATGACCAGCGCATTGCAAAAGCAAGAAACCGCATGGAGGATGCCGGCATTTCACTGCTGGTCATCACGCCTTCATCTGATCTTATGTACCTTACAGGCTACTCAAAACCAGCCACGGACCGTCTGACCGCCCTGCTCCTAACCGAACACGACTCCTATTTCCTGTGTCCTGCCGTGGAAAAAAACTATTTTAAAGAGGTGGACTGCCAGGCAGCCCCCATCCTCTGGGAAGACAGCGGGGACCCATTTAAAAAAATGTACTCGGTCCTGTCCGCCGCTCCCGGCATATCCAGGAAATCCTGCATAAAAGCTGCTGTGGCAGGCAGAATGCAGAGCAGCTGCCTTATCCGGCTCATGGAACTGTATCCCGGCATTTCATGGAACAATGCAGACAGCGTCCTGGTTCCCCTGAGAAAGAGCAAGACGCCGGAAGAGATTACCATAATCAGGAGAGCACAGGATATGGCCGAGAGGGCCTTTGCCAGATTGCTGGAGAATGGCCTGGAAGGAAAAACAGAGCGCCAGTTGTCAGAACAGCTGATGAAACTGCGTCTGGAGGAAGGCTTTGACGCAGTAGGCCCCGGCCTCATTGCCTGCGGTCCGGGCAGCGCCTCCCCCCATCCCATCCTGTCGGACAACAAGGTACAGGCAGGAGACACGGTAATGTTCGATTTTGGCGGGACCTATAAGGGATATCATGCAGATATGACGAGAACCTGCGCCGTGGGATATGCATCAGATGAATTTAAAGAGGTGTATTCCATTGTTCTGGAAGCCCACTTGGCTGTCCTGAAGGCAGCTGCCCCGGGCACGGCCTGCCGTGATATGGACCTGGCAGGCCGCAGTATCATAGAGCGGGCTGGCTATGGGGCATACTTCACCCACAGGCTGGGCCACGGCATAGGGCTGGATATTCATGAGCCGCCCTTTGCCTCAGCCAGCGAAGAAGGTGTATTGGAAACCGGAAATGTAATCTCCAATGAGCCAGGCATCTACCTGCCTGGACAGTTTGGCATACGTATAGAGGATTTAATCGTGATAACGGAAAAAGGCTGTGAATCCCTTAATACCATGACAAAGGAACTGATGATTGTTTAG